A genomic window from Aethina tumida isolate Nest 87 chromosome 4, icAetTumi1.1, whole genome shotgun sequence includes:
- the LOC109605357 gene encoding calcitonin receptor-like — protein sequence MAINNYDTHFRSLSNTSCESNYTKPGYCPQIHDKVLCWPEAPAGSTLNQTCPYGKPMLAFKECLPNGTWFKKDNRTWTNYTQCIDDDFVDFLTFINNLHIIGYSVSLAALLISLWIFITFRSLRCTRIKIHIQLFISIALNNIAWIIQCEVVIPDNDTHKDNPIWCQALHIINQYIMLTTYMWMFCEGLNLHLSLAVVFIREEVTMKWFLAIGWGVPLIFVKIYSLYRIYGTKETSRCWMEDSNARLILTIPVIISLIASLFFLINVLRVILTIMHPNSPTPAPMSARRAVRAALILIPLFGIHYFLLPYTPGYGDPYQRVYLYISAIIIPYQGLCVSCIFCFANHEVHQTIRSFIQRRIYQDSRWSNYQYTGAADSAAVYVVNGNSQSNSVPLMSLRRKSTATVKL from the exons gaGTTTGTCCAATACCTCTTGCGAAAGCAATTACACTAAACCTG gataCTGCCCGCAAATTCACGATAAGGTTTTATGTTGGCCAGAAGCTCCCGCAGGATCAACATTAAACCAAACATGTCCCTATGGAAAACCAATGTTAGCATTTAAGGAATGTCTACCGAACGGAACATGGTTTAAAAAAGACAACAGGACATGGACGAATTATACGCAATGCATCGACGACGATTTCGTAGAT TTCCTGACTTTCATTAACAATCTACATATTATCGGATATTCCGTTTCGCTGGCAGCCCTTTTGATTTCCCTGtggatatttattacattcag GTCACTACGTTGTACCcggatcaaaatccatatacAGTTGTTTATTTCCATCGCACTGAACAATATTGCCTGGATAATTCAATGTGAGGTTGTAATCCCTGACAATGACACCCATAAAGATAATCCT ATTTGGTGTCAAGCATTGCATATTATAAATCAGTACATCATGTTGACAACTTACATGTGGATGTTTTGCGAAGGATTAAACTTACATTTGTCTTTGGCGGTTGTTTTTATACGGGAGGAGGTGACGATGAAGTGGTTTTTAGCTATTGGATGGGGAGTTCCATTGATtttcgttaaaatttatagtctcTATCGAATTTATGGCACAAAGGAAACATCAAG atGCTGGATGGAGGATAGCAATGCACGACTTATCTTAACTATACCTGTTATAATATCTTTAATTGCATCTCTAT TTTTCCTCATAAATGTTTTGAGAGTGATCTTGACAATAATGCACCCGAATTCACCAACTCCCGCTCCAATGAGCGCCCGCAGGGCAGTCAGGGCGGCTCTGATTCTAATCCCGCTCTTCGGCATCCATTACTTCTTGCTACCTTACACGCCGGGCTACGGGGATCCGTATCAGCGGGTTTACTTGTACATTTCCGCGATCATCATTCCATATCAG GGTCTCTGCGTATCTTGCATCTTTTGTTTCGCCAACCACGAAGTCCATCAGACAATCCGGTCGTTCATCCAGAGGCGAATTTACCAGGATTCCAGATGGAGCAACTACCAATATACGGGGGCGGCGGACAGTGCGGCCGTTTATGTGGTCAACGGCAACAGTCAGTCGAATAGCGTGCCTCTAATGTCGTTAAGGAGAAAATCCACGGCGACAGTTAAGTTGTGA